TTCTTTCTGAAAACAAATTTCATTGCCTGAGAAACCCTTTTGGGACAGTTTTTAATCTCAAATCAATTGAAAAGCTTTTTGATTATGCCCTGGGCTTGAAAAACATTGATGATCAACTTTTTACAAGCACTGATGATATATTTTTTCATCATGATTTTCATTCTGAAATCAGTGCTGTTTCTAAGGATTTGTTAAAAATTCAGATTGAAGAAAAGTGCAAATTTACTGGAGATTTCCTCCAAAAAGCTGATGTCATTGTATTAACTCTCGGCACATCATGGGTTTATCAACATGTTGAATATCAAAATATTGTCTCAAATTGCCATAAAAAACCATCCGTAATTTTTGAAAAAAAACTTTTAGAAATTTCCGAACAATTAGATATTTTTGAAAGTATCTATAATAATTTAAAAAAAATAAACTCTAATGTAAAGGTTTTACTTACTGTTAGCCCGGTTCGACATACAAAAGACAGCCTGGAATTAAATGCCGTTTCAAAATCTTTTCTCAGAAGTGTTACATATGAGTTGACTCGAAAATATCACGATGTGGAATATTTTCCGGCTTTTGAAATTATGATT
The sequence above is a segment of the Cytophagaceae bacterium genome. Coding sequences within it:
- a CDS encoding GSCFA domain-containing protein, encoding MKFRTEIEPKNGSFEINHQTAVFCLGSCFSDVIGSFLSENKFHCLRNPFGTVFNLKSIEKLFDYALGLKNIDDQLFTSTDDIFFHHDFHSEISAVSKDLLKIQIEEKCKFTGDFLQKADVIVLTLGTSWVYQHVEYQNIVSNCHKKPSVIFEKKLLEISEQLDIFESIYNNLKKINSNVKVLLTVSPVRHTKDSLELNAVSKSFLRSVTYELTRKYHDVEYFPAFEIMIDDLRDYRFYKEDLIHPTEVAEKYILGKFSEKYFCEKTQKIILEWQKIKNALNHRPFNPQSQAHLSFLKKTKEKIKEFSEYFNTADEQELIQKVLKSQN